The genomic window CGCCACCGAGAAGATCAGCGTGACGTTCACGCTGATGCCCTCGGCGATCACCGCGGTGATGGCGGGCAGGCCCGCCTCGGTCGCGGGGATCTTGATGAACAGGTTGGGGCGGTCCACCGTCTTCCACAGGTCGATGGCCTGTGCGACGGTCTTCTCGGCGTCGAAGGCCAGCCGCGGGTCGACCTCGATGGAGACCCGGCCGTCCACGCCGCCGGAGGACTCGTACACCCCGGCCAGCACGTCGCAGGCCGCGCGCACGTCGTCGGTGGTGATGGTGCGGATCGCCGCGTCGGCGTCCGCGCCCTGCGCGGCAAGCGCTTTCACCTGCGCGTCGTAGGCGTGGCCCTGGCTGAGCGCGCCCTGGAAGATCGTCGGGTTGGTGGTGACGCCGACGACGCTGCGGGTCGCGACCAGTTCGGCCAGGTTGCCGGACTGGATCCGGTCCCGCGACAGATCGTCGAGCCACACCGAGACGCCCGCCGCGGCCAGCGCGGCGAGGTTTTCGTTCTGTGCCATGAGGTCTTATCCCTTCACGTTGTCGAGCGTGCGCTGCGCGGCGGCAACGACCGCGTCTTCGGTGATACCGAACTCGCGGAACAGGGTCTTGTAATCGGCCGAGGCGCCGAAGTGCTCGATGGACACGATCTCGCCCGCGTCACCGGCGAACCGGTGCCACGGCATCGCGATACCGGCCTCGACGACGACGCGCGCGCGGATCGCGGGCGGAAGCACCTCGTCCCGGTAAGCCTTGTCCTGCGCGTCGAACCACTCCACACACGGCATCGAGACCACCCGGGTGCCGATGCCCTGCGCCTCCAGCGTAGTGCGCGCGGCCACGGCGAGCTGCAGCTCCGAGCCCGTGGCGATCAGGATCACCTGCGGGGTTCCGGTGGACGCCTCGGCCAGGATGTAGCCGCCCTTGGCGACGCCCTCGTAGCTGGTGCCCTCCTGGATCGGCAGATCCTGACGGGTCAACGCCAACGCGGAAGGGCCGTCCTGGTGCGGCATCTCCGACACCGAGAAGTGCGAGGCGTTCTCGGCCGATTCACGCTCGAGGATGGTGCGCCAGGCGTAGGTGGTCTCGTTGGCGTCACCGGGACGCACCACGTTCAGGCCCGGAATCGCGCGCAGCGCGGCGAGGTGCTCGATCGGCTGGTGGGTCGGGCCGTCCTCGCCGAGGCCGATGGAGTCGTGGGTCCACACGTAGATCGCGGGCACCCGCATCAGCGCCGCGAGGCGGACCGCCGGGCGCATGTAGTCGCTGAACACCAAGAAGGTGCCGCCGTAGGGGCGAGTCGGGCCGTGCAGCGCGATGCCGTTGAGGATCGAACCCATCGCGTGCTCGCGCACACCGAAGTGCAGGGTGCGGCCGAACGGGTTGGCCTTCCACATGCCGGTCGAGATCGACTCGGGGCCGAAGCTCGGCTGGCCGGGCATGGTGGTGTTGTTGGACTCGGCGAGGTCGGCCGAGCCGCCCCACAGCTCGGGAAGCACGTCGGCCAGCGCGGCGAGCACCTTGCCGGACGCCTTGCGGGTCGCCATGCCCTTGGGGTCGGGCTCGTGCACCGGCAGGTGGGCGGTCCAGCCTTCCGGCAGCCTGCGCTCGACGAGGCGGTCGAACAGCGCCTTGTTCTCCGGGTTGGCGGCGGCCCAGGCGTCGAACTGCTGCTGCCAGGCCGCGTGCGCCGCCTTGCCGCGCTCGACGGCCTTGCGGGTGTGCGCGATGACGGCATCGTCCACCTGGAAGCTCTGCTCGGGATCGAAGCCGAGGATCTTCTTGGTGGCGGCCACCTCGTCCGCGCCGAGCGCCGCGCCGTGCGAGGCGCCGGTGTTCATCTTGTTCGGGGCCGGGTAGCCGATCACGGTGCGCAGCACGATGATCGAGGGCTTGCCGGTCTCGGCCTTGGCGGCCTCGATGGCGGCCTCGATCGCGACGACGTCCTCGCCGCCCTGCACGGTCTGCACGTGCCAGCCGTAGGCCTCGTAGCGCGCGGCAACATCCTCGGTGAAGGCGATGGTGGTGTCGTCCTCGATGGAGATCCGGTTGTCGTCGTAGATCACCACGAGGTTGCCCAGCTGCTGGGTGCCCGCGAGCGAGGACGCCTCGGAGGTGACGCCTTCCTCGAGGTCGCCGTCGGAGGCCACCACGTAGATGAAGTGGTCGAAGGGGCTGGTGCCCGGCGCGGCGGCCGGATCGAACAGGCCGCGCTCGCGGCGGGCCGCCATCGCCATGCCGACCGCGGAGGCCAGACCCTGGCCAAGCGGGCCGGTGGTGATCTCGACGCCGTCGGTGTGCCGGAACTCCGGGTGGCCCGGGGTGAGCGAGCCCCACTTGCGCAGGTTCTTCAGGTCGTCCAGTTCCAGACCGAAGCCGGTCAGGTAGAGCTGGATGTACTGGGTGAGGCTGGAGTGGCCGCACGACAGCACGAAACGGTCCCGGCCGACCCAGCTCGGGTCGCTCGGGTCGTGGCGCAGCACGCGCTGGTACAGGGTGTAGGCCAGCGGGGCCAGGCTCATGGCGGTGCCCGGGTGACCGTTGCCCGTGTTCTGCACCGCGTCGGCGGCTAGGACGCGGACGGTGTCGACGGCCTTGGTGTCCAGATCCGTCCAGTCGTCCGGGTAGTTCGGCTGAGTGAGGGCGCGGATGTCGTCTGTGACTGACACGACCGAGGTTCTCCTGACATTGGTCTCGTCGACGGCGGTGTTGGTAGCGGCGGTGGGAACGCACGGCAGCTGTGGCATGCATACCGGTTGTGTATCCAACCACCCTAGATGTGCCCGCTGGGCGCCATGCCGGGAACCCGCTTTAACGGCGCATCCAGGACTCGGCCGCGGCAGTGCGCGGGCTGATAGCGGACTGTGTCCTGGCGCACCGACGGGGCGCCGGGGCCTCGCGCCGGGCGGGGCTCGCGGCGGAGCGATGTCGGCGGGGGTCTACCATCCTCTGTAGTAGTAGCCGCGCCGCATTCGGCTGTAGGGCGCCGAGGCGGACGGACGTCCGGCGCTCGCGCATCCGTGACAGCGGGTTCGAGCGAGCTGCTCGTTCCATTGCCGGATGCGATGCACAGCGTGCGAGGAGAGACAGTGCGGATTGGGCAACAGCCGGGTGGCAATGGCGCACACGGCTCCTCCGCGACGGTGCTTGCCGACCGTTTCACTGGTCCCGGCCTACCGTCCCGGCTGATGCGACGGGTGCTCGCCTACATCGCGTTGACCAAGCCGCGCGTCATCGAGCTGCTGCTCGTCGCCACGATTCCGACGATGCTGCTCGCCGATCGCGGCAGCGACGTGAACATGCCGTTGATCCTGGCCACCCTGTTCGGTGGCTGGATGGGCGCCGCAAGCGCCAACACGCTCAACTGCGTGGCCGACGCGGACATCGACAAGGTGATGAAGCGCACCGCCAAGCGCCCGCTGGCCAGGGAGGCGGTGCCGACCCGCAACGCGTTCGTCTTCGGCGTCGCGCTGGGCATCGGCTCCTTCGCCTGGCTGTGGTGGCAGGCGAACCTGCTGGCAGGCGCGCTCGTCGTCGTCACCATCCTGTTCTACGTCTTCGTCTACACCCTCGGCCTGAAGCGGCGCACCTCGCAGAACGTCGTCTGGGGCGGCGCGGCGGGCTGCATGCCCGCTCTGGTCGGCTGGTCGGCGGTCACCGGCGGCATCGGCTGGCCCGCGATCGCGCTGTTCGGCGTCATCTTCTTCTGGACGCCGCCGCACACCTGGGCGCTGGCCATGCGCTACAAGGAGGACTACCGCGCGGCCGGCGTGCCGATGCTGCCGGTGGTCGCCACCGAGCGCACGGTGACCAAGCAGATCGTCGTCTACACCTGGCTCACCGTGCTCACCACGCTGGCGCTGGTGCCGGCCACCGGCGTGCTCTACGCCGCGGTGGCGCTGGTGGCGGGCGCGTGGTTCCTGCTCATGGCGCACCAGCTGTACGCGGGCGTGCGGCGCGGGGAATCGGTCAAGCCGCTGCGGCTGTTCCTCCAGTCGAACAACTACCTGGCCGTGGTGTTCTGCGGTCTGGCGGTGGACTCGGTGCTCGGCTGGGAGACCATCGGAAGCTTCTTCGGGTAAGCGCCCGGACTCGTGCGCTCAGTCGCGGCGGCCGAGATA from Nocardia bhagyanarayanae includes these protein-coding regions:
- a CDS encoding heme o synthase, coding for MRIGQQPGGNGAHGSSATVLADRFTGPGLPSRLMRRVLAYIALTKPRVIELLLVATIPTMLLADRGSDVNMPLILATLFGGWMGAASANTLNCVADADIDKVMKRTAKRPLAREAVPTRNAFVFGVALGIGSFAWLWWQANLLAGALVVVTILFYVFVYTLGLKRRTSQNVVWGGAAGCMPALVGWSAVTGGIGWPAIALFGVIFFWTPPHTWALAMRYKEDYRAAGVPMLPVVATERTVTKQIVVYTWLTVLTTLALVPATGVLYAAVALVAGAWFLLMAHQLYAGVRRGESVKPLRLFLQSNNYLAVVFCGLAVDSVLGWETIGSFFG
- the tkt gene encoding transketolase, yielding MSVTDDIRALTQPNYPDDWTDLDTKAVDTVRVLAADAVQNTGNGHPGTAMSLAPLAYTLYQRVLRHDPSDPSWVGRDRFVLSCGHSSLTQYIQLYLTGFGLELDDLKNLRKWGSLTPGHPEFRHTDGVEITTGPLGQGLASAVGMAMAARRERGLFDPAAAPGTSPFDHFIYVVASDGDLEEGVTSEASSLAGTQQLGNLVVIYDDNRISIEDDTTIAFTEDVAARYEAYGWHVQTVQGGEDVVAIEAAIEAAKAETGKPSIIVLRTVIGYPAPNKMNTGASHGAALGADEVAATKKILGFDPEQSFQVDDAVIAHTRKAVERGKAAHAAWQQQFDAWAAANPENKALFDRLVERRLPEGWTAHLPVHEPDPKGMATRKASGKVLAALADVLPELWGGSADLAESNNTTMPGQPSFGPESISTGMWKANPFGRTLHFGVREHAMGSILNGIALHGPTRPYGGTFLVFSDYMRPAVRLAALMRVPAIYVWTHDSIGLGEDGPTHQPIEHLAALRAIPGLNVVRPGDANETTYAWRTILERESAENASHFSVSEMPHQDGPSALALTRQDLPIQEGTSYEGVAKGGYILAEASTGTPQVILIATGSELQLAVAARTTLEAQGIGTRVVSMPCVEWFDAQDKAYRDEVLPPAIRARVVVEAGIAMPWHRFAGDAGEIVSIEHFGASADYKTLFREFGITEDAVVAAAQRTLDNVKG